The genome window ACAACAATCATATCAACCtacataaaaacaaaaaaaaaagagccACATTCAAATTGATGTTAGGGCTTTTTCATAATAAAAACTTATTAAACCCgtaaattattattaaaaaaaaaataaacagatGAACTAGGGCTGCAAAAACcgaacgttcaacgaacagttcGTAAACCGTTCGGCATTTATGTTCACAAACAGTTCGTAAACCATTCAACGAGCAGTTCATAAATGAATAGAGGCTACGTTCATTCATTTAtattcgtgaacgttcggtaatgtgttcgtttatgtccgtttgtgttcgatagttgattagtgtttttagttcttatattttatttaaatacttcaaaatttcgacaaataaaatatttaataagtatcaatgtattatatatattattcatgaacgcttgtttgtctTGATTTGTTTCCATTTGTGCTCTGTGCTCATGaacgttcgttgcctaaaattaacaaacgaacacgaacacgttcattttcttaacgaacgaacacgagcATAAAATCTCGTCCAGTACGTGTTCATGAACAATTCGTTAACCCATATAGTTTCTTAACAaggtcttgtttgtgttcgttcggttcgtttgcagccctagatGTAACACATACCTGATCAGCAGGCCAATTATAAACCATGGACATCATCTCCCCACGATCAGCGGCACTGAAATACATCCCCCTTGGCCTTCTAAACAACCCACCGTATTTCTGGCAAACAAGTCCCACTGTTGGAGTGTATACTATAGGGGCATATTCCTCAATTTTCGCAATTAGAACCTGACACGTGTCATTTAAACACACATAAATCATGGCGATAGCGTTCCAAAACCACATTCATTTGTAGTTCTTTCTTGGGGATCTTAATTATGTATGTACACTCAAACCTCAAAAACCACTGACCTTATAGTACATCGTCTCATTTCGGTCATGTAGCCTGTTAAGTATTCGCCACATGGCCAAAGAATTTGTATCTGATGGTCCATCCCTAGCGTTTACCTCAAGTCTCTTCAGGTCAGCCACTGTAGATTTAACAAATTAATtctaaattaaataatattttacacAAATAATCATTGTAGTTCCTTTATGAGGATCTAAAACATGTAAATAAAATGTGCTCTTTTTCGTTTTCTCATGCAATTTATACTCATGTGATGTGTTTTTGTGTACATCTACATATTAGTTAGATTAGACgctatgtagttaatatcgcGATATTtcggttatcggtcccctggTGAGATATCAGTgcaaaatatcggtaccgatactATCTGCGATATTGACCAATATATGACTGATATTGGACCGATATATCtccgattttcccgatatcggtacctttcttcttagttctagcATTCGTAtttcttcttattgttgctattagtgttttaagtcttagtcgTTAATTATTAGTGTTAAacgttagtgttttaagtcttaatcagttcctacttgctacaattgttagtgttttgcaagttgcaaaaggttaatttgttaatggtaggagagtatactgaattgttagtgttaaattgctatatatatattcAGCATGATATTAAAGCTACCGATATCCCACCGTGATTActgatatctcaaatatcggtccttgactgatatccgattttttaccgcattaactacttgGATTAGACGTAACAATGTTCCTAATAATAAAAGTCTATGCTTATCTTGTGTATTCACTTAAATGTCTTGTGAGTGACACATCATCACCTAGACATATATAACCAAAACAACTGTTTAATTTAATCGATCACATGTAAACTTAGTAACTTACTAAACCGTTCAATTTGCTGTTCATTGCTCATGACATTCGGGGGCAAAAGTCCACGCAGTTCAAGACGATCTCTCTCGGTCATCGAGAACGCAGTTCCCTGTTAACAAAAACAGTAAAGTTTAACCAATTGGAAATTCCTGTTTTGCTTATTCAATATGTACACAACACTTGTATCTGTGACTTAATAGCAAACTCATGTCCCACTTcatcagtgttgtaaaaatcgggATTAATCGGTAATCGGTAGCTCACCGGTTAAATTACACCTTGTCGGACCAAAAATCGGTAAAAATTCTTCAAAGTCGGTCAAAATCTTTGATGTATTTGAAAAATTATACGTATTAATCCAATCTGATTAATAagtttgaaaaaatatatataaaatttatgaAAATTTTGTATACTTACACAcacgcatataatgtatatatgtgtgggcccttgggggggcaaaagtgaaattgcactaattttaacgttattttactaatttcatgaaaaaaaatgttaaaagcggcggacggttaatcatgcatcatgtggtggcgttgatagcctaaagacaaaagggtacacacattaatcggcctttgtcccgattgctgagtgttatgtgtcttatgtccaagacttgatgcaaaactactatcgagcagAGGGTCTCACAGGAAGCAGCATCTCTATTCcaacggggtagaggtaaggttgtctacatcttaccctacTTAGCTTTGTTATTGGTGTGATTTACTGAGTACGATGAtgacacacacacatatataggcAAGGGATCATTAGAGAACTTAAAAGATACTAGAAAACTTCGAGAAGGCGACTTTCAAacaaaaaaatttatatttttattttttcattctTATATGTCACTATTATTCATAGAaactaaaaagaaattaaataaaTACATGTCGATAGACGAGCTACGTATATGTAACTCATGAACTACATATATATACCTTCGCAAGCTACACGTCAATCTacatatattttttatttctatTAAGGAAATGAAAagtaaaagtaaaataaaataattgaTTTGATGATAATAGTTTTCTCGGTTTTCGTTTTctaatgatcctaaccctatatataaatttaaaaaaattacatataaaattccAATCCGATTAATCGCTGATTTTTACAACTATGCCATTTAATCTTACTAACTCTGCAAATCATATATCATAACAACATAACAATCAATGTGCATTTGATCTGGTGTAGATCACATCCACAGTAAGACaaagtaagtaaaagtttacctTGTTAAACCATGGATCATGAAGAATATCGAGACCTTGCTTATGAACAATGGTGGGGCGATGGCCTTCAATGGTGGTGAAAGATCTTGAAAGCCTGTACTGCAAGCATCTCATCATAGAAGAGGAAGAAAGACGAATCTGGCGAGAGAAATTCGACATTTTTGGGACGGAATCTTTGTCAGATCAAACCATAAAGTTGCTGCTGGTCTTCGAAGGTGAAAGATTTTCGGGAACCGGTTCTAGTTTTGACTACAATCAATGGAGTGGTGTCGGCCAAGATTTGAGGTCCTTACACTCCCAACCCTTTCTATCGGGTCGGGTCAGGTCGGGTTGGGTTGGAGGTGGGTCACACAGATATTGATAATGAGAGGTATGGGAATAAAAGCATATTGATTGGGTGTAAAAAGTCTTCAAATCAAGTCGAATCGTGGATAGGTTTGCTGGACCAAAATATctgggtttttttttcttttttttttttttgtactgTGCTTATAAATAGCACATTCCAATTTTGTccaaactaacccttttttctcTACATGCTTTCAAATACATAGTTAACTTAGAGAATCTACAACGATGGTCCGGAATGGTGGTCTGGAGATCGGACGGTGATAGGTGCACGAAGAGACCGTTGGAGGTGGTGACTAGGCTGGTCTGGTGGAGCGGACGGGTATATTGTGATTATGATGGGGTCCTttcttttaaattaaaaaaacatttttgactaaaaaactatatattttaaatttaaataaaataaaacataagagaaattaaaaaacaaacaaatatataaattaaaaataaaataaagtagaaaaaaacaattttattaaaattaaaaacattACAGAAACTACACTATTAACCCTAAACAAACCACAGAGTCAAAACTAAACACacgaattttatttttttaactttatttagTATAAAAATGATTTTAAGTATTAATTAAACTAGGTCTTTTCCCTGTGTGCCTTGCAGCACGCAAAACCGAATAATGCACTGTTTGATAACACATTTGTTTGTGCTTCGATTACTTGTACATGaatacaaacaaacataaatacAAACAACATGTTCCTCTTGATTTCTAGTATCCTTCTTCTAGCCGCTTATTTTATGTATCTAGCCGTTGGTGTGTTGTTATTTAAAGGGTATGTGCTGCAGCCCCAAATCATCAGCACACTCCGAAACTACATGACCATTCCACAACTGCATCTCCTAAAAAACAACCCGTTACCTCCAAGAAAATCAACCATTCAGATGCATGTCATCACACTAAAAAAAACTGCACAAGTACCAAAGAGATATTAGTGTCAACGCCTACACGAAATTGTAATATTAGTTTAGCCTTAAACATGTTCCTAAGACCTATTAGACTATGTGTAAATGTAATGGGGCGGTATATCACCTGGGATTGAGCTATAGCGCCCCATAGCGCCGCCCAACATCAAAACAGGGGGCGCTATGGGGGAGAAATATGGAGTCCTCATGATGTTAATCGCGGCGCTAGGGAGGAAGATTTTTGAAATTTATAGaagttttaaaatatataaaatcccAAATCAAATACCTCAGCTTTCTCCATGGCACCATGTTCTTCAAACACCTTCTGGAGTTCATCAATGGTTGTGGTACGAGGAATGTTACCGACATATAGTCGCTTGGCGGCTTCCGATGTGGGGTCAATTGTCGCCGACGTTTCTTCGGCAACACAAAGAAGTCTTGTGGGTTGTCTAGTGGTTGAAAGGTGGAATCTGAAACAGGTTTGAGGAAGATTAGGGTTTGATTTTGTAGAAATGGGTTTGAATGATGATGCAATGGATGTTGAAATTGTGGCCATATTGAAAACCCCTACTCAACGCAGAGATATTGCAGTTTAAATGAAGAAGGTGATGCTGAGGTGAGGAGATGGTGAATGGTGAATGATGAAACATGAAAGAGGTTTATCCTCTTGAGTAATGGATAAAACTaatattcaaacacatatatACATAATTCATATAATCAATTCTATCTTATTAATTTCTCAAGATTACAACGTAAGTGGAACATGAAAgggaaagttcgagttgtcacatgttgTCTTTGTCGTACGCAGACATTGATGGTTATACaagttttacaaacaaaaagtttTCAAATAACATGCCAAGGAAGATGGTTATTACGTTTT of Helianthus annuus cultivar XRQ/B chromosome 1, HanXRQr2.0-SUNRISE, whole genome shotgun sequence contains these proteins:
- the LOC110938519 gene encoding 30S ribosomal protein 2, chloroplastic isoform X2, encoding MATISTSIASSFKPISTKSNPNLPQTCFRFHLSTTRQPTRLLCVAEETSATIDPTSEAAKRLYVGNIPRTTTIDELQKVFEEHGAMEKAEFFLV
- the LOC110938519 gene encoding 30S ribosomal protein 2, chloroplastic isoform X1; its protein translation is MATISTSIASSFKPISTKSNPNLPQTCFRFHLSTTRQPTRLLCVAEETSATIDPTSEAAKRLYVGNIPRTTTIDELQKVFEEHGAMEKAELWNGHVVSECADDLGLQHIPFK